The Xenopus tropicalis strain Nigerian chromosome 2, UCB_Xtro_10.0, whole genome shotgun sequence genome window below encodes:
- the tmprss2.1 gene encoding transmembrane protease serine 2 produces MAGRDYRWNSPPPYYENRGFQQDNINGFSRPVQPNLYEAFQPPRPHPSPVPHYIPQVSTIHSVPAVNHTKSQSWCTPRRKKIACIATATTLVLALLIVGAVLCWYFVTMSCQRRCGTSGSCVRSYEWCDGVAQCPGGEDESYCVRTYGPGFQLQAYIAAASAWLPVCSDNWGDTLGRRVCQDMGYSTYVRSGSVGASDSAEGYLRLNTSVAEGKLQSRVYKSFVCTSGVVTLRCIECGSSTKNVGNRIVGGSQASLGDWPWQVSLQFNERHICGGSIITPNYILTAAHCVEGVYSSPYPWTVYVGSLYKSTGGTRYSVKSLIGHQNYDTKTKNNDIALMRLKSPITLTSTVQPVCLPNAGMLWTSGQSCWTSGWGATIEGGTSSGVLNAAMVPLIDSDTCNRAVVYNGAVTATMICAGYLRGGIDSCQGDSGGPLVTKTSSLWWLVGDTSWGTGCANMNKPGVYGNITELLPWIFLQMQTNG; encoded by the exons ATGGCTGGCAGAGATTATCGATGG AACTCTCCACCCCCATATTATGAAAATCGTGGTTTCCAGCAGGACAATATTAATGGCTTCAGTCGTCCAGTCCAACCCAATCTGTATGAAGCCTTTCAGCCGCCCAGACCCCATCCCTCTCCGGTGCCACATTATATCCCCCAAGTATCCACCATTCACTCCGTGCCAGCCGTTAATCACACCAAGTCCCAATCATGGTGCACCCCAA GAAGAAAAAAGATTGCATGTATTGCCACGGCCACCACTCTAGTCCTAGCGCTGCTGATCGTTGGCGCGGTGCTCTGCTGGTATTTCG TGACAATGAGTTGCCAGAGGAGATGTGGTACAAGCGGAAGCTGTGTGCGCTCCTACGAGTGGTGTGATGGGGTCGCCCAGTGTCCCGGGGGAGAGGATGAAAGCTATTGCG TTCGGACGTACGGGCCTGGCTTCCAGCTCCAAGCCTACATTGCGGCTGCTTCGGCCTGGCTGCCGGTGTGCAGTGACAACTGGGGGGACACCCTGGGGAGACGTGTGTGCCAGGACATGGGATACAGCAC TTATGTCAGAAGCGGATCAGTGGGTGCCTCAGACAGCGCCGAGGGATATCTCAGGCTCAATACCAGTGTGGCCGAAGGCAAACTGCAGAGCAGAGTTTACAAGAG CTTCGTCTGTACATCGGGAGTGGTTACATTGCGCTGTATAG AATGCGGCTCCTCTACCAAGAATGTGGGTAACAGGATAGTGGGGGGCTCTCAGGCCTCACTGGGCGACTGGCCCTGGCAAGTGAGTCTGCAGTTCAACGAGAGACATATCTGTGGCGGCTCTATAATTACCCCCAACTATATACTCACCGCTGCACATTGTGTGGAAGG AGTTTATTCGTCTCCGTACCCGTGGACGGTTTATGTTGGATCCCTCTACAAAAGCACCGGCGGGACCCGCTATTCCGTGAAATCTCTGATTGGCCACCAGAATTATGATACAAAGACAAAGAACAATGACATCGCCCTGATGAGGCTGAAAAGCCCCATAACCCTTACCT CTACAGTCCAACCCGTGTGCCTTCCAAACGCAGGGATGCTCTGGACATCCGGACAGTCATGTTGGACCTCTGGATGGGGAGCCACCATTGAAGGAG GCACATCAAGCGGTGTTTTGAATGCGGCTATGGTTCCCTTGATCGACTCTGATACCTGCAACAGAGCCGTTGTGTACAATGGCGCAGTCACTGCCACAATGATATGTGCAGGTTACCTGAGAGGGGGCATAGACAGCTGCCAG GGGGACAGCGGAGGTCCTTTGGTCACCAAGACTAGCTCCCTCTGGTGGCTGGTTGGGGACACAAGCTGGGGAACTGGTTGCGCCAACATGAACAAGCCTGGAGTGTACGGGAACATCACGGAGTTGCTGCCATGGATATTCCTACAGATGCAG ACCAACGGATAA